Proteins found in one Promicromonospora sukumoe genomic segment:
- a CDS encoding extracellular solute-binding protein, translating into MNRLLTETNISRRNLLMGGMGLGAFAVLGLAGCSNEGRGGGALTGNATVALPTYIPYDGVPIDIKGTDGVPDTMLKYPASPKKVTNGQPGDGEDVGIFGLTNTPVPPGADKNAYWQELHERLGFALTIALTPAGDYSDRFQTTVAGDRLPDIFEMFSGDVPGLPSLLEERATDLTEYLSGDAVKKYPFLANIPTESWQSCVYNGKIFAVPVPRGPAQSNVFYARQDWFEAEGIDPNVTSAEEFYDLCKELSGGNTWALGRVPLGHLRQMFEIPNGWSEDGGKLTSANLHERQQEALELGRRLVADGFVHPDGVPATQPQRKTWLVNGTIRMLDDTFSAWPDFSNYPIDENFRLAVAAPPLAEGGGTAGIHLGAPVQNITSISKKSEGRVEALLDVINYLAAPFGSEEHLFRTYGVEGVHHELDGTDPVLTEQGRTEIQLGLKYVVEGPWVNFQAGDPDVAQAEHDAQAAVVPTAVANPVQGLFSDTASRKGGQLGEKLVSTESDIMAGRKPVTAWADAASAWAKGGGDTIRDEYQKALAERQG; encoded by the coding sequence ATGAACCGTTTGCTCACGGAGACGAACATCAGCCGCCGCAACCTGCTGATGGGAGGCATGGGCCTCGGCGCGTTCGCCGTGCTCGGCCTCGCCGGCTGCAGCAACGAGGGCCGCGGCGGCGGTGCCCTGACCGGCAACGCCACCGTCGCGCTACCCACGTACATCCCGTACGACGGCGTGCCGATCGACATCAAGGGCACCGACGGCGTGCCCGACACCATGCTGAAGTACCCCGCCAGCCCCAAGAAGGTCACCAACGGACAGCCGGGCGACGGCGAGGACGTCGGCATCTTCGGTCTGACCAACACGCCGGTGCCGCCGGGGGCCGACAAGAACGCCTACTGGCAGGAGCTGCACGAGCGGCTCGGGTTCGCGCTGACGATCGCGCTCACCCCGGCCGGCGACTACTCCGACCGGTTCCAGACGACGGTGGCCGGCGACCGACTGCCGGACATCTTCGAGATGTTCTCCGGCGACGTCCCCGGCCTGCCGAGCCTGCTCGAGGAGCGCGCCACCGACCTGACCGAGTACCTCTCCGGCGACGCCGTGAAGAAGTACCCGTTCCTGGCGAACATCCCCACGGAGAGCTGGCAGTCCTGCGTCTACAACGGCAAGATCTTCGCCGTCCCGGTGCCCCGCGGCCCGGCGCAGAGCAACGTGTTCTACGCGCGTCAGGACTGGTTCGAGGCCGAGGGCATCGACCCGAACGTGACCTCCGCCGAGGAGTTCTACGACCTGTGCAAGGAGCTCTCGGGCGGCAACACCTGGGCACTCGGCCGGGTGCCGCTGGGACACCTCCGGCAGATGTTCGAGATCCCGAACGGCTGGTCCGAGGACGGCGGCAAGCTCACCAGCGCGAACCTGCACGAGCGCCAGCAGGAGGCCCTGGAGCTCGGGCGGCGCCTCGTCGCCGACGGCTTCGTGCACCCGGACGGCGTCCCCGCCACCCAGCCGCAGCGCAAGACCTGGCTGGTCAACGGCACCATCCGCATGCTTGACGACACGTTCAGCGCGTGGCCGGACTTCTCCAACTACCCGATCGACGAGAACTTCCGGCTCGCCGTCGCGGCGCCCCCGCTCGCCGAGGGCGGCGGCACGGCGGGCATCCACCTCGGAGCGCCGGTCCAGAACATCACGTCGATCAGCAAGAAGTCCGAGGGCCGCGTCGAGGCGCTGCTCGACGTGATCAACTACCTCGCCGCCCCGTTCGGCTCGGAGGAGCACCTCTTCCGCACCTACGGCGTCGAGGGCGTGCACCACGAGCTCGACGGCACCGACCCCGTGCTCACCGAGCAGGGCCGCACCGAGATCCAGCTCGGGCTCAAGTACGTCGTCGAGGGCCCCTGGGTCAACTTCCAGGCCGGCGACCCCGACGTCGCGCAGGCCGAGCACGACGCCCAGGCCGCCGTCGTGCCGACCGCCGTGGCCAACCCGGTGCAGGGCCTGTTCAGCGACACGGCGAGCCGCAAGGGCGGCCAGCTCGGCGAGAAGCTCGTGTCCACGGAGTCGGACATCATGGCCGGCCGCAAGCCGGTCACCGCCTGGGCCGACGCCGCCTCGGCGTGGGCCAAGGGCGGCGGCGACACGATCCGGGACGAGTACCAGAAGGCCCTCGCGGAACGCCAGGGCTGA
- a CDS encoding family 43 glycosylhydrolase: MTDPANGFPVDRRSLLAGAAGVAGSLVAGLALPATAAATPGRGPGGPGGGPGGPGGPGGRYPANWPDPEPYGLADTRQDLWPRDDNSFVLPLELRPRDEELGRVWIRDTYVNCFVVDGKPVYVATGTTRVPGLPAAGPWNDGIFLWLAPSLRGPWRLADTTGIRPDAEKGKVWSPEFVGENRPGRTVVAPWQEYWDDHGQFGKRGNAWAPEVHYFRGTWYIVACMGDHSTKVGSFLLISEGGPEGPYRLAEGNVDKPFGDSFIGGPSFIAPGAYHHIDGSIYTEDDDAWLVLHNHLYAPFRDDMEDIVPTTDLPLFQQTPYAPEPYLEGAYVFKHGGKYFLLHAAWDRTSTNPDGTTRNAYDTPGAGRVQYQYDAVVAVADRFEGPYSERWTAGVGAGHNNFFLDHHGRPWATFFRNPAAGFWADPSRVGEAASAGVVRLEWTGPEGNRLYAARRPGHRPRD, encoded by the coding sequence GTGACAGATCCAGCGAACGGATTTCCTGTCGACCGGCGGTCGCTTCTGGCGGGTGCCGCCGGGGTCGCCGGCTCCCTGGTGGCGGGCCTGGCCCTGCCTGCCACGGCCGCCGCGACACCAGGCCGTGGGCCAGGCGGTCCCGGCGGAGGACCTGGTGGGCCCGGCGGCCCCGGGGGCCGCTACCCCGCGAACTGGCCCGACCCCGAGCCGTATGGCCTCGCGGACACCCGGCAGGATCTCTGGCCGCGCGACGACAACTCGTTCGTCCTGCCGCTTGAGCTCCGCCCCCGGGACGAGGAGCTCGGCCGCGTCTGGATCCGTGACACTTACGTCAACTGCTTCGTCGTGGACGGCAAGCCGGTCTACGTCGCCACGGGCACGACGCGGGTTCCCGGACTCCCGGCGGCCGGTCCGTGGAACGACGGCATCTTCCTGTGGCTGGCCCCGTCGCTGCGCGGCCCCTGGCGCCTCGCGGACACGACGGGCATCCGGCCCGACGCCGAGAAGGGCAAGGTCTGGTCGCCCGAGTTCGTGGGCGAGAACCGGCCGGGCCGTACCGTCGTCGCGCCGTGGCAGGAGTACTGGGACGACCACGGCCAGTTCGGCAAGCGCGGCAACGCCTGGGCGCCGGAGGTGCACTACTTCCGCGGCACCTGGTACATCGTGGCCTGCATGGGCGACCACTCCACGAAGGTCGGCTCGTTCCTGCTGATCAGCGAGGGCGGACCCGAGGGCCCGTACCGGCTCGCCGAGGGCAATGTCGACAAGCCGTTCGGGGACTCGTTCATCGGCGGGCCGTCGTTCATCGCGCCCGGCGCGTACCACCACATCGACGGCAGCATCTACACCGAGGACGACGACGCCTGGCTGGTGCTGCACAACCACCTGTACGCCCCGTTCCGGGACGACATGGAGGACATCGTCCCGACGACGGACCTGCCGCTCTTCCAGCAGACGCCGTACGCGCCCGAGCCGTACCTGGAGGGCGCCTACGTGTTCAAGCACGGCGGCAAGTACTTCCTGCTCCACGCGGCGTGGGACCGCACGTCGACCAACCCGGACGGGACCACGCGGAACGCCTACGACACCCCGGGCGCCGGTCGGGTGCAGTACCAGTACGACGCCGTCGTCGCCGTCGCCGACCGGTTCGAGGGACCGTACTCGGAACGCTGGACGGCGGGGGTGGGTGCGGGGCACAACAACTTCTTCCTCGACCACCACGGCCGGCCGTGGGCCACGTTCTTCCGGAACCCGGCCGCCGGATTCTGGGCCGACCCGTCGCGGGTCGGCGAGGCGGCGTCGGCCGGCGTCGTCCGCCTGGAGTGGACGGGACCGGAGGGCAACCGCCTCTACGCGGCCCGCCGCCCGGGTCACCGACCGCGAGACTGA